The following coding sequences lie in one Erwinia amylovora genomic window:
- the ubiG gene encoding bifunctional 2-polyprenyl-6-hydroxyphenol methylase/3-demethylubiquinol 3-O-methyltransferase UbiG: MKTEQNTNAYNVDNSEIAKFEAVASRWWDLEGEFKPLHRINPLRLGWISQHSNGLFGKKVLDVGCGGGILSESMAREGANVTGLDMGAEPLQVARLHALDSGVTVDYVQQTVEEHAEQFAGQYDVVTCMEMLEHVPDPRSVVHACARLVKPGGEVFFSTLNRNSKSWLMAIIGAEYVLRMVPRGTHDIKKFIRPGELLNWVDETPLRERHIIGLHYNLLTNRFKLAPGVDVNYMVHTHRAMNG; this comes from the coding sequence ATGAAAACAGAACAAAATACAAACGCGTACAACGTTGACAACAGTGAAATCGCCAAGTTTGAAGCAGTCGCATCACGCTGGTGGGATCTGGAAGGTGAATTTAAACCGCTGCACCGCATTAATCCGCTGCGCCTTGGCTGGATTTCACAACATTCTAACGGCCTGTTTGGTAAAAAGGTGCTGGATGTCGGCTGCGGTGGCGGGATCCTTTCCGAAAGCATGGCGCGTGAAGGGGCAAATGTCACCGGGCTGGACATGGGGGCGGAACCGCTGCAGGTCGCGCGTTTGCACGCACTCGACAGCGGCGTGACCGTGGATTACGTCCAACAAACGGTAGAAGAACATGCCGAACAGTTTGCCGGGCAATATGATGTGGTCACCTGCATGGAGATGCTGGAGCACGTCCCGGACCCCCGTTCGGTGGTACATGCCTGCGCCCGGCTGGTGAAACCGGGTGGCGAGGTGTTTTTCTCCACCCTCAACCGCAACAGCAAATCATGGCTGATGGCGATTATCGGCGCGGAATACGTGCTGCGCATGGTGCCTCGCGGTACGCATGATATTAAGAAGTTCATCCGTCCGGGAGAACTGCTCAACTGGGTGGATGAAACGCCGCTGCGTGAACGTCATATTATCGGCCTGCACTATAATCTGCTGACCAACCGTTTCAAGCTCGCACCCGGCGTTGACGTAAACTATATGGTGCATACGCACCGCGCGATGAATGGCTAA